AGTTCTTGGGAAATGACCTTTATTGCCCCAGAAGCGATCGCTCGTTATATAGTTCCTAAAGGTAGCATTGCTATCAATGGTATCAGCCTCACCATCGCTGCATACAAATCAGAATCATCTCAATTTACAGTCGCCGTCATTCCCCTGACCTACAGCGAAACCAATCTCAGTCATTTAGTAGCAGGGAGTTGGGTAAATTTAGAAGGAGACATCCTGGGTAAATACGTAGAAAAATTCCTAACCCCTGGAAATAATCACCATCAACAAGAGGAAATTACAACCGCATTCCTAGCAGAAAACGGATATTTGTAGAAGTCAGGAAGTAGGGGCGCAGGGCCTGCGCCCATTCAGGAGTTCAGGAGTATGGCTAACGCCACGCTGCGCTATCAGGAGTTCAGGAGAAAGAAGGAAGAAATTTCTCCCCAACTCCCCCTACTCCTCCTACTCCCCCTACTCCCCCTACTCCCCCTACTCCCCTACTCCCCTACTCCCCCTACTCCCCCTACTCCCCCAACTCCCCCAACTCCCCCAACTCCCCCTACTCCCCCTACTCCCCTACTCCCCCACTCCCCCACTCCCGCCTAATTACCGAGCCTGGGCTGTTTTCACCCCTGCTGTAGCTTCTGCCAATTGGCTGAGACCACCTTGTAATTGCACGCCTGGGTCAACAGCCACCCATCCATTTTGGGTGAGGTGACGGACTTCAAAGTGTAAGTGGGGTCCTGTAGAATTGCCAGTGCTACCAACTCGACCAATCACAGTTCCTGGTTCTACCCATTGTCCAGGTTGAACAAAGATTTCTGACATATGCCCGTAGAGACTTTGTTGAGCAGAACCGTGATTAATTACTACAGCTAAACCATAACCACCTAACCAGTTAGCTGATTCTACTTGACCCTTAGCCGCGGCTAAAATTGGTGTTCCTGTGGGCGCACCTAAATCTGTCCCCGCGTGAAAACGGCGATCGCCCGTGATAGGATGAACACGCCAGCCAAATAGAGATGTAATTGGTGCAGCCACCGACAGCGGGAAAACTATTCCCGAACCGCCACCAGCACCACGATAAGCCAGTGTATTAGTATAAGGAACTGCCGGCAAAACTGATGCCAAAGAGAAGTCATAAGACACCATACTAGGACGAGGAGCAACATTACCCTCTATCATTGGCGCAGGTAAACTACCTACCTGGGGAGCAATAGGGGTAGAACTAACCTTGGTCGTGCTAAATTCCCTAGGACTAGGAATAAAGTTATTAGCATGATAGGCAGCCTTTGTATGACTGCTGGTATTACTTCTGGAAATCCGCCAATTATTTTGATTTTGAGGCTGACTGATTTTGCTAACACTACTAGCCACAGCCTCAGTCACATTCTCACTTTGATTACTGTTGGCAGTTATAGTTTTCCAGCCTACTTGTTTCTGCCTAGAGGCAGTCACTACTTTCGCCACTTCACTTTTCTTCAGCCAAGTCGGTGATGATTCTTGAGACTTAGCCACAGCAGGAGTTTGTGTAGATTTAGCGCAAGTGGTAGACACCGTTGCCCCACAACCGCTAGAACGTTCTGTTACTACTACAGAACTAGGCGGTGCATAGTTACTTTCACCTACATTTTTATACTCATTCGTGTCAATATAAGCGTTGTTGTAATCCTTGGATTTATTCTCTGTATCCTTAGCAGTGTCTTGAGAATTATTAGCTTGTTGAGGGAGTTCTGGCAGTTTTTTAATTACAGAATCAACTTCACTCACACTAGCAGTAGGTTGAGTATCTTCTCCCTTGGGTTTAGAAATTCTCACACTAGCAGTAGGTTGAGTATCTTCTCCCTTGGGTTTAGAAATTCTCACACTAGCAGTAGGTTGAGTATCTTCTCCCTTGGGTTTAGAAATTCTCACACTAGCAGTAGGTTGAGTATCTTCTCCCTTGGCAACACCTTTGCTATTTAGCCTCTTTTTTAGATTAACTCGGCGGACAGAAAAATCTGGTTGTGGCTTCGCTATTTCAGAAACACCAGCTTCTTTCTGAACTGGATTTGTGACTGCTGTTGGTTGAGAATTCTCAATAGTAGGAACAATATTGTCTATTGAGGAAGTGTCAGACTGAGCAGTTACAAACCCGCCACTAAGAAGACTGAAGCTACTTAATAAACAGATACCTTGTGCTGGCAATCTAGAAGCAAAGCGTTTACTTGTACCGCCGTAGTAAAAGTTTTTA
The DNA window shown above is from Anabaena sp. WA102 and carries:
- a CDS encoding M23 family metallopeptidase is translated as MTQHHKSAHKNFYYGGTSKRFASRLPAQGICLLSSFSLLSGGFVTAQSDTSSIDNIVPTIENSQPTAVTNPVQKEAGVSEIAKPQPDFSVRRVNLKKRLNSKGVAKGEDTQPTASVRISKPKGEDTQPTASVRISKPKGEDTQPTASVRISKPKGEDTQPTASVSEVDSVIKKLPELPQQANNSQDTAKDTENKSKDYNNAYIDTNEYKNVGESNYAPPSSVVVTERSSGCGATVSTTCAKSTQTPAVAKSQESSPTWLKKSEVAKVVTASRQKQVGWKTITANSNQSENVTEAVASSVSKISQPQNQNNWRISRSNTSSHTKAAYHANNFIPSPREFSTTKVSSTPIAPQVGSLPAPMIEGNVAPRPSMVSYDFSLASVLPAVPYTNTLAYRGAGGGSGIVFPLSVAAPITSLFGWRVHPITGDRRFHAGTDLGAPTGTPILAAAKGQVESANWLGGYGLAVVINHGSAQQSLYGHMSEIFVQPGQWVEPGTVIGRVGSTGNSTGPHLHFEVRHLTQNGWVAVDPGVQLQGGLSQLAEATAGVKTAQAR